The following coding sequences are from one Rutidosis leptorrhynchoides isolate AG116_Rl617_1_P2 chromosome 11, CSIRO_AGI_Rlap_v1, whole genome shotgun sequence window:
- the LOC139875429 gene encoding uncharacterized protein — protein MLMKKILTKLEISGRLALWAVEFGAYQISYLPRSTVKGQVLADYLAEMTGELEVINERTALKPVVGETWDLFTDGASCAEGAGAGLVLASPGGEEHTYALSFNFDVTNNEAEYEALLAGLNIARKMNITNLRTFTDSQLLLKELAERFEYFELVQVPRSQNKKADALSKLAALTFSHFQKQVWVEELPSKSIDNDLMVASVKEEQLNWMEPILQYIRSDILPSDKREARLVRERAPMYIIQNDILYRKSYCGPMMRFVGLIEAEMIVDEVHNGSCALHSGPFPAGPGNVKFLIVAIDYFTKWVEAKAIRTITGVQVRNFVWKYIVCKFGIPRELANGICEVTNRDIVSEIKKRLCEKRTGWAVIPAEILVPMHRVANFEEEANDDTLCENQNFIKERRLIAAIREANNKQQIAKYYSKMVVAINATGSYNLADVEGRTLHNSWHAALLKRYYV, from the exons ATGCTGATGAAGAAAATCTTAACAAAACtagagatatctggtagactcgcgTTGTGGGCAGTAGAGTTTGGTGCTTATCAAATTTCTTACCTTCCGCGCAGCACTGTAAAGGGCCAGGTTTtggcggattatctcgctgaaATGACTGGGGAGTTGGAAGTGATTAATGAGCGAACAGCGTTAAAACCGGTAGTCGGTGAAACTTGGGATTTGTTTACTGATGGAGCTTCTTGTGCAGAGGGCGCAGGTGCGGGTTTGGTTTTGGCAAGCCCAGGTGGTGAAGAGCATACGTACGCATTGAgttttaattttgatgtgacaaataATGAAGCGGAATATGAAGCGTTACTTGCTGGtttaaatattgcgcgaaaaatgaaTATCACTAACTTGCGTACATTTACAGATTCGCAATTA TTATTGAAAGAATTGGCAGAGCGGTTTGAGTATTTTGAACTCGTGCAAGTACCAAGaagtcaaaataagaaggcggatgctttGAGTAAGTTGGCCGCTCTAACATTttcgcactttcaaaaacaagttTGGGTTGAGGAGTTGCCAAGCAAGTCAATAGATAACGACTTAATGGTTGCGTCTGTTAAAGAAGAACAGCTaaattggatggaaccaatccTGCAATACATTCGTAGTGATATTTTGCCAAGTGATAAGCGCGAAGCTCGCTTAGTAAGAGAGCGAGCACCAAtgtatatcattcaaaatgatattTTGTATCGCAAATCATACTGCGGTCCAATGATGCGATTTGTGGGCCTAATTGAAGCAGAAATGATAGTTGATGAAGTGCATAACGGTTCATGTGCACTACATTCAG ggccatttccaGCAGGACCTGGCAATGTTAAGTTTTTGATTGTAGCAATTGACTATTTtacaaaatgggttgaagctaaggcaaTTCGCACTATCactggtgtgcaagtgcgaaattttgtatggaaaTACATTGTTTGCAAATTTGGTATTCCGCGTGAGTTG GCTAATGGCATATGCGAAGTAACCAACCGCGATATTGTAAGCGAAATTAAAAAGAGGTTATGCGAAAAGCGAAcgggttgg GCAGTAATACCCGCAGAAATTCTTGTGCCAATGCATAGAGTTGCTAACTTCGAGGAAGAAGCAAACGATGATACATTGTGCGAAAATCAAAATTTCATCAAAGAGCGAAGGTTAATAGCTGCTATCAGAGAAGCAAATAATAAACAACAAATCGCCAAATATTATAGTAAAATG GTTGTGGCAATTAATGCAACAGGTTCATATAACCTCGCAGATGTGGAAGGGCGAACTTTACATAATTCGTGGCATGCCGCTTTATTAAAGCGATATTATGTGTAA